A genomic stretch from Mycobacterium paraterrae includes:
- a CDS encoding alpha/beta hydrolase-fold protein codes for MTRVSTMARRMSAIVLTVGWCAATVISAATTKAAGFETLQVPSAAMGRSIPVQFLAGGPHAAYLLDGFNAAPDVSNWATAGNGFNTLAGKGISVVAPAGGAYSMYTNWEQDGSKQWDTFLSTELPDWLAANKGLAPGGHGVVGVSQGGYAATALVTFHPDRFRYAGSFSGFLTPERTGVDGGIRAALLQGGADSGAMWGAPQLGRWKWHSPNQNIQQLVDNDARLWIFSPGSGAPTDPGAMGDTGDISQGTNAQFYSHYRDVGGTNAHFDLGRGGGNDWPTWSRQLSAMSADLAANIR; via the coding sequence ATGACACGAGTGTCGACGATGGCGCGGCGGATGTCCGCCATCGTGTTGACCGTCGGATGGTGTGCGGCGACGGTGATCTCGGCGGCCACCACCAAGGCGGCCGGTTTCGAGACCCTGCAGGTGCCGTCCGCGGCGATGGGCCGCAGCATTCCCGTGCAGTTCCTGGCGGGCGGACCGCACGCGGCGTATTTGCTGGACGGCTTCAACGCCGCCCCGGACGTGAGTAACTGGGCCACCGCGGGCAACGGGTTCAACACCCTTGCGGGCAAAGGGATTTCGGTGGTGGCGCCGGCCGGGGGCGCCTACAGCATGTATACCAACTGGGAGCAGGACGGCAGTAAGCAGTGGGACACGTTCCTGTCCACCGAACTGCCGGACTGGCTGGCCGCCAACAAGGGGCTGGCGCCCGGCGGCCACGGCGTCGTCGGCGTCTCCCAGGGTGGGTACGCCGCCACGGCGCTGGTGACCTTTCACCCCGACCGATTCCGGTACGCCGGCTCGTTTTCCGGCTTCCTGACCCCTGAGCGCACCGGCGTCGACGGCGGGATCCGGGCCGCCCTGCTGCAAGGTGGCGCCGACAGCGGGGCGATGTGGGGCGCGCCGCAGCTCGGCCGGTGGAAGTGGCATTCGCCCAACCAGAACATCCAGCAGCTGGTCGACAACGATGCCCGGCTGTGGATTTTCAGCCCGGGCAGTGGCGCTCCGACCGATCCGGGTGCCATGGGCGACACCGGCGACATCTCCCAGGGCACCAACGCCCAGTTCTACTCGCACTACCGAGACGTCGGCGGTACCAATGCCCACTTCGACCTCGGTCGCGGCGGCGGCAACGACTGGCCGACCTGGTCGAGGCAGCTGAGTGCGATGTCCGCTGATCTCGCGGCCAATATCCGCTAG